A region of the Aggregicoccus sp. 17bor-14 genome:
CGCGGCGCCTTCACGGACGCGCGCACCTCGCGGCGCGGGCTGGTCGAGGTGGCCAGCGGCGGCACCCTCTTCCTCGACGAGGTGGGCGAGCTGTCCCTCCCCGTGCAGGCGAAGCTGCTCACCTTCCTGGACTCCGGGGCCTTTCGCCGCCTGGGCGGCAGCAGCGCGCTGGAGAGCAGCGCGCGCATCGTGGCCGCCACGAACCGCGACCTCGAGGCCGAGGTGCGCGCGGGGCGCTTCCGCGAGGATCTCTGGTTCCGCCTCGGCGTCTTCCGCCTGGGCATCCCCCCGCTGCGCGAGCGCCCCGAGGACATCCTCCCGCTCGCCGAGGGGCTGCTCGCCGAGATGCGGACCCGGCTCGGCCGCCGCAGCGCCACGCTCGGCGAGGCGGCGCGCGCGCGCCTGCGCAGCTACCACTTCCCGGGCAACGTGCGCGAGCTGCGCAACATCCTCGAGCGCGCGCTCGTGCTCGAGCCCGGCCCCGAGCTCACACTGGAGCTGCTCGCGGGCCCGACGCCGGCAGCGCCCGCCGGCCCATCCGGGGAGGCCTTCTGCCTGGACGGGCCCCCCACCACCCTGGAGGCCCTGGAGCGCCACTACGTGCGCTGGGTGCTCGCGCGGCTCGGGGGGCGGCGCATGGAGGCCGCGAAGGTGCTGGGCCTCTCCTATCCCACCTTCCTCAAGCGGCTCGAAGAGCCCTGAGCGGGGGCCGCTGAAAGAATCCTTCAGCGGCGGGCAGCCCCGCTGAAAGTCCCTTTCAGCGCGCGCGGAGGGGACGAGGACAAGCGCGCGGAATCACGTGCCCCACGCGCGCGGCACGGGCCGTGCTCAGGGGAGCCCGCACACCTGCGGAGCCCCCACCTTGAGCCCCCGTCCCCTCGCCTCTCTCGGCGCCGTCGCCGCGCTGCTGCTCTCCCCCTTCGCCGCACACGCCGAGCCCCCCACCCTCGCCCTCTCGACCCTTCCCTCGCAGTCCGAGCTCGCGGCGCTGCTGTGGCAGCGCTCGCCGGAGCTCGCCGCCGCGCGCGGGCGCATCGGCGCGGCACTCGCGGAGCAGCGGCGCGCGCACCTGCTGCCCAACCCCGGGCTGGACCTGTCGTGGAACACCATCCCGGTGGGGCCGCACAACCCGGAGGACCTGCCCTTCTCGCAGATCCCCAACTACGCGGTCTCGGTGTCCGAGCTCATCGAGCTGGGCAAGCGCGGGCCTCGCCAGGAGGCCGCGGCGGCGAGCGCCCGCGCCTCCCGCCTCGATGCCGAGGAGCAGCTGCGCCAGCGCTACTTCGAGCTCCTGGACGTCATCGCCGAGGTCGCCGCCGCGGAGCTGCGCACCGCCGCGCTGACGCAGCTCTCCACGGACGCCTCGGATCTCACCGAGCTGCAGCGCCAGCGCGCGCGCCACGGGGACACCCCGGGCCTGGACGCGGACCGCGCCGAGCTGGAGGAGGCGCACTTCAGCAGCGCGCTCGCCGAGGAGCACGCCCACCTGGCCAGCGCGCTGCGCACGTGCGCCGGCGCGGTGGGCATGCCCTGCGAGCCCTTCGGCAGCAGCGAGCGCGCGGCGGCGTTCCTCGCGCGCCTCCCCGAGGCCCCCGGCGGGGCGCCCACCGCGCAGCGTCCAGACCTCGCCTCGCTCGACGCCCAGGCGCAGGCCGCCCGCGCCCAGGGAGCCCTCGCCCGCGCCCACCGCATCCCGGATCCCACGCTGCGCGTGGGCTACGTGCGCGACCAGTTCGTCGCCGCGGGAAACCAGCCCAACAGCCTCTTCGTGGGCGCCTCCATTCCCCTGCCCCTCTTCGACCAGGGCCAGGCAGACGACCAGGCCGCGGCCGCCAGCGCCGGCGCCGCCGAGCGCGCGCGCACCTTGCTGCTGGAGAGCTCCCGCCAGCAGCTGCAGCAGCTCGCCGCAGAGCGCTCCCTGCTGGAGCAGCGCCGGTCCCGGCTGCAGGCGCACACGCTGCCGCTCGCGCGCAGCGTGGTGCAGGACCTGCAAGCCGCCGTGAGTGCGGGCGGCGCGCCGCTCCAGGAGCTGCTGCTGGCGCGGCGCACGCTGGGCGAGACGTTGCTCGAGTCCGCCGACCTCGAGCTCTCCGCGTTCCGCCTCGCGAGCGCCCAGGCGCTCACCGCCGGCGCGCAGCCCCCGCTGCCGGCCGACCTCTCCGCGTCCCCTTCCTCCACTCCTTGAGCGAGCCCTCCATGTCCCACGCCACCCACTCCGCCGCCCCTTCCGTCTCCTCCCCTGACGCGCCCCCTCCCTCGCCCCGCACCTTTCCGGCGAAGCGCGCGGCCCTGATCGTCACGCTCGCACTGGGCATCCTCGCGCTGGCCTTCCTCCTCCACCGGCGCGACCCGCAGCCCGCGCCCGCCGCCCCCGCCCTCCGCGCAGATGCCCAGGGCGTCACGCTCGCCCCGAACGCGCCGCAGTGGAAGTACGTGGAGCTCGCGGCCGCGCGCAGCGCGCCCGCGCTCGCGCCGCTGCCGGTGCCGGGCCGCGTGGACTTCGACGAGAAGCGCACCGCGAACCTGGGCGCACCGCTGGCCGGCCGCGTGGAGAGCGTGCGCGTGCAGCTGGGAGACAGCGTCAAGGCCGGTGACCGGCTCTTCTCCGTGCGCAGCGCCGCGCTCGCGGACCTCGCGCGCGAGGTGGCCAGCGCCCGCGAGGAGGTGGCGGTGAAGGCCCGGCTCGCCCAGCGCTCGCGCGAGCTGCTCGGGCTCAAGGCCACGGCCGAGAAGGACGTGCTGGAGGCCGAGGCCGAGCTCACCCAGGCGCAGCTCTCGCTGAAGGCGGCGCTCGCGAAGCAGTCCAGCCTCACGGTGGCCCCCGAGGGCGAGAACCTCTACTGGGTGCGCAGCCCCCGCGCGGGCACCGTGGTGGAGCTGGACGTGCACCCCGGCGCCGAGGTGGGGCCCGAGCGCGAGCGGCCGCTGGTGCGGGTGGCGGACCTGGACGAGCTGCGCGTGCTCGCGGACGTGAGCGAGGCGGACGCGGCCGACCTCGCGCAGGGCGGCGCGGTGCGTGTCGTCACGCAGGACGCCGCGCTGGAGCGCCCCGGCGTCATCGAGCACCTCTCCGAGGTGGTGGACCCCCAGCGCCGCACCCTCGAGCTGCGCGTGCGCGTGCCCAATGCGGACCACGCGCTGCGCCCCAACGCCTTCGTGGAGGTGGCCCTGGCCGCGGACCCGAGCACGCAGCGCGTGCGCGTCCCCGAGGAGGCCGTGGTGAGCGAGGGCGAGCAGAGCCTCGTCTTCGTGGCGCGCGCGCCCGACCGGCTCGAGCGCGTCCCGGTGGTGACCGGGCGCAGGCGCGGCGGCGAGGTGGAGCTGCGCTCGGGCCTGGAGCCGGGGGCGCGCTACGTGGCCCGCGGCGCGCTGCTGCTGCTCAACCAGATCGATCTCGCGGACTAGGCCATGTTCGAGAACATCGTCACCTTCTCCCTGAAGAATCGCAGCGCCATCGCCTTCCTCACGGTGCTCGCGGCCATCTGGGGCTACTTCTCCTTCCGCGACCTGACGGTGGAGGCCTTCCCGGATCCCACCGACACCCAGGTGGACGTCATCACGCTGTTCGACGGTCAGCCCTCCGAGGAGGTGGAGCGGCAGATCGGCCTGCCCCTGGAGCGCGCCCTCAATGGCACGCCCGGGCTCGCGCGGCTGCGCAACCTCTCCATGTTCGGCCTCTCCTTCGTCACCATGACCTTCAACGACGGGGTGGACGGGCAGTGGGCGCGCCAACAGGTGCTCGAGCGCCTGCGCGACGCGGAGCTGCCGGAGGGGGTCACCCCGGAGCTGGGCGCCTTCGCCACGCCGATCGGCGAGGTGTACCGCTACTCGCTCAAGGGCGCCGGCGGCGACCCGATGAAGCTGCGCACCCTGCAGGACTGGGTGGTGCGCCCCCAGTTGATGCGCGTGGACGGCGTCGCGGACGTGGTGAGCTACGGCGGGCTCGTGCGCGAGCTGCACGTGCAGCCGCGGCCCGGCCGCCTCGCCGCGTTCGGCCTCACGCTCGCGCAACTGGAGAGCGCCATCCACGAGGGCTCGGTGAACGCGAGCGGTGGCACCCTCGAGCGCGGCGCCGAGCAGTTCGTCATCCGCAGCGAGGGCCTGTTCCGCTCGCTGGAGGACCTGCGCAAGGTGCGCGTCGCCACCCACGAGGGCACGCCCGTGTTCCTGCAGGACGTGGCGGACGTGAGCGAGGGGTGGGCGCCCCGCCAGGGCGTGGTGAGCGTGGGCTCGCAGCTGGATGCGGTGGAGGGCATCGTGCTCATGCGTCGCGGCGAGAACCCCTCGGTGGTGCTCTCGCGCCTGCGCACGCAGGTGGAGGCGGTGAACGCCCGCCTCGCCGTGGACGGGGCCTCCATCGAGCCCTTCTACGATCGCACCGACCTGGTCTCCACCACCCTGCGCTCGGTGGGCCACAACCTGCTCGAGGGCGCGGTGCTGGTCACGCTCGTGCTCTTCGTGTTTCTCCTGGATCTGCGCGCAGCCCTGGTGGTGGCGGTGCTCATCCCCCTCTCGCTGCTCGCGTCCTTCATCTACTTGAAGCTGCGCGGCATGTCGGCGAACCTGCTGTCCATGGGCTCCGTCGACTTCGGGGTCATCGTCGATGGCGGCGTGGTCATCATCGAGAGCATCCTCACGCGGCTCAGCCACGACGAGGCGCGCGACGCCGGGCTCACGGCGACCGAGCGCATCCGCCGCGCCACCATCGCGGTGGTGCGCCCCACGGTGTTCGCGCTGCTGATCATCATCGCGGCCTACCTGCCCATCTTCATGCTGCAGCGGGTGGAGGGCCGCATCTTCGCCCCCATGGCCAACACCGTGGTGGCCGCGCTGGTGGGCGCACTGCTCTTCTCCATCACCCTGGTGCCGGTGCTCGCGTCCTTCGTGTACCGGGGCAAGGTGAAGCACCGCGAATCGCCGGTGCTGCGCTGGGCGGACCGGGCCTACGCCCCCACGCTGCGGCTCGCGCTGCGCCGCCCCGCACTGGTCATCGCGCTCGCGAGCGCGGCGCTGCTCGCCGCGGGCCTCACGCTCCCGCACCTCGGCTCCGAGTTCCTGCCCGAGCTCAACGAGGGCGCGCTGTACATGACCTTCACCCTGCCCTCGAACGTGTCGCTCACCGAGGCACGCAAGCTGGTGCCGCGCATCAACCAGCTCATCCAGGCGAAGCCGCAGGTGGAGTCGCTGCTCTCCCAGCTCGGCCGGCCCGAGGACGGCACGGACGCCACCCTCACGAACAACCTCGAGTTCTTCGTGAAGCTCAAGCCCCCCGAGGAGTGGCCGGCGAGCACGCCCACGCTCGCGGACGTCATCGCGGACCTGCAGTCCTCCATCGACGAGATCCCCGGCCTCGAGGTGAACTTCAGTCAGCCCATCCGCGACAACGTCAACGAGAGCATCAGCGGCCAGTTCGGCCAGGTGGCCGTGAAGCTGTACGGCGACGACCTGGTCGCGCTCCAGAAGCAGGCCGAGCGGGTGAAGGACGCCATCTCGAAGGTCGCGGGCGTGGCGGACCTGGGCATCGTGAAGAGCGGCGAGGTGCCCCAGCTGCAGGTGGTGCCGGACCGCACCGCGCTCGCGCGCCACGGCATGTCGCTGGGCGACTTCCAGCACGTCTTCCAGACCGCGGTGGGCGGCCGCCCCGTGGCGGACTTCTGGGAGGGCGAGCGGCGCCTGGACGTGGTGATGCGCCTGCCGCTCTCCAGCCGCGACGACGTGGAGAAGCTGCGCAAGCTGCGCGTCCCCGTGGAGGGGGGCGCGAGCATCCCCCTCGAGGCGCTCGCCCGCGTGAGCACCGGCCTGGGGCGTGCCTCCATCAACCGCGAGAACGGCCGGCGCTACATCGGCATCCGGATGAACGTGCGCGGCCGCGACCTGGGCGGCTTCGTGAGCGAGGCGCGCGCCCGCGTCGCCCGCGAGGCACCGCTCGAGGGCGGGATGCAGATCGAGTGGGGCGGCGAGTTCGAGAACAAGGAGCGGGCGATGAACCGGCTGCTCACCGTGGTGCCGGTGGCGCTGCTGCTCACCCTGCTGCTGCTCTTCAAGGCCTTCGACTCCTTCGGGCGGGCGGTGCTCACGCTGCTCAACGTGCCCTTCGCCCTGGTGGGAGGCGTGTTCGGGCTCGCGCTCGCCGGGATGCCCGTGTCGGTGGCCGCCTGCGTGGGCTTCATCGCGCTCATCGGGCAGGCCGCGCTCAACGGCGTCCTGGTGACCTCGGCGATCGCGGAGCGGCGCAGCGCGGGCGAGCCTCTGGACGAGGCCATCGTGCGCGGCTGCCGCGAGCGGCTGCGGCCCGTGCTGATGACGGCGGCCCTGGCCGCGCTCGGCCTCGTGCCGGCGGCGATGAGCCACGCCATCGGCTCCGAGACGCAGCGGCCCCTGGCGGTGGTGATCGTCTTCGGCACGCTGTCCGCGTGCTCGCTCACCATGGTCCTGCTCCCGGTGATGTACCGGCTCTACGCCCGCTGGGGCGAGCGGGTCATCGAGGTGCGCGCCCCCCGCGAGGACACCGTGCACGAGGGCAGCTCCGCCGCGAGCTGAGGCCGACGCGCGGCGCCCGGACGCATCGCCGGGCGCTGCGCCCGGCGGGCGCCGCTCACGGCGCGAGCCGCAGGACGAAGACGTCCGTCTCGGCGGGTGTGCGCGTCCCTGTCCCGAAGTCCGTCGGCGCGGAGAACTGGCCCGCGAGCACCGAGGCGCCCGCGCCGCCTGGCACCATCGCGGCACCCTTCAGCTCCTCGGCGAAGAGGTCCGGCCGCCCATCACCGCGAGGAAAGACGTGGGTCCAGAGCGGAGTGCCGTCGAGGTTGAAGCGCGAGGCGAACAGGTGCGGGTCGTTCAGCGGGTCCACACCCGGGCGCTGCGGATCCTCGTACGTGCGGGTGAGCCCTCCAACGACGAGGCTGCCCAGCGGCTCCACCGCGAGCACCGGCCGCTCACCCGCGCCGAGGTCCTTCGCCCAGCGCGCCTTCCCATCGCGCTCCGCCACGAGAAGAAAGATCTGGTCCGTCGGCGCGGTCTTGTCGAGCCGGGTGCCCGCCCAGTCGAGGTGCCCCGCCGCGTACTGCGTGCCGGTGGCGGCCACCGTGCCCTTCGCGCTCTGGCCCACGCCCGTCACGGCGCCCGACGCACTCGAGAAGGGCTGCAGCCACGCGAGGCCTCCCTGCGCGCCCAGGACGGCGAGGTAGGGGCTGAAGGCCGTGGTGCGGTAGCGCTGCTCCCCGAAGCGCAGCTCCCCGCTGAACGCGCCCCCCAGGGCGACCCGCCCGGAGGCGTCCACGCTCAGCGCGCGCACCT
Encoded here:
- a CDS encoding sigma-54 dependent transcriptional regulator, coding for MNAPLATLLVDDDRAFSALAAAALQREGLPVRVAHSLHEARAALEQGSPDLVILDRRLPDGDGMGFLPELREKAPAAVIVMVTAHGDIASAVDAIRAGAADYVAKPVELADLVIKARRAAEDIRLRERLQRAEAELSGRRRLIAPLSAGMRQVVQTLDRIATSPRSPVLLLGETGVGKEVLAWHLHTRGAGAQAPFVHVNCAALPEPTVESELFGHERGAFTDARTSRRGLVEVASGGTLFLDEVGELSLPVQAKLLTFLDSGAFRRLGGSSALESSARIVAATNRDLEAEVRAGRFREDLWFRLGVFRLGIPPLRERPEDILPLAEGLLAEMRTRLGRRSATLGEAARARLRSYHFPGNVRELRNILERALVLEPGPELTLELLAGPTPAAPAGPSGEAFCLDGPPTTLEALERHYVRWVLARLGGRRMEAAKVLGLSYPTFLKRLEEP
- a CDS encoding TolC family protein codes for the protein MSPRPLASLGAVAALLLSPFAAHAEPPTLALSTLPSQSELAALLWQRSPELAAARGRIGAALAEQRRAHLLPNPGLDLSWNTIPVGPHNPEDLPFSQIPNYAVSVSELIELGKRGPRQEAAAASARASRLDAEEQLRQRYFELLDVIAEVAAAELRTAALTQLSTDASDLTELQRQRARHGDTPGLDADRAELEEAHFSSALAEEHAHLASALRTCAGAVGMPCEPFGSSERAAAFLARLPEAPGGAPTAQRPDLASLDAQAQAARAQGALARAHRIPDPTLRVGYVRDQFVAAGNQPNSLFVGASIPLPLFDQGQADDQAAAASAGAAERARTLLLESSRQQLQQLAAERSLLEQRRSRLQAHTLPLARSVVQDLQAAVSAGGAPLQELLLARRTLGETLLESADLELSAFRLASAQALTAGAQPPLPADLSASPSSTP
- a CDS encoding efflux RND transporter periplasmic adaptor subunit — protein: MSHATHSAAPSVSSPDAPPPSPRTFPAKRAALIVTLALGILALAFLLHRRDPQPAPAAPALRADAQGVTLAPNAPQWKYVELAAARSAPALAPLPVPGRVDFDEKRTANLGAPLAGRVESVRVQLGDSVKAGDRLFSVRSAALADLAREVASAREEVAVKARLAQRSRELLGLKATAEKDVLEAEAELTQAQLSLKAALAKQSSLTVAPEGENLYWVRSPRAGTVVELDVHPGAEVGPERERPLVRVADLDELRVLADVSEADAADLAQGGAVRVVTQDAALERPGVIEHLSEVVDPQRRTLELRVRVPNADHALRPNAFVEVALAADPSTQRVRVPEEAVVSEGEQSLVFVARAPDRLERVPVVTGRRRGGEVELRSGLEPGARYVARGALLLLNQIDLAD
- a CDS encoding efflux RND transporter permease subunit: MFENIVTFSLKNRSAIAFLTVLAAIWGYFSFRDLTVEAFPDPTDTQVDVITLFDGQPSEEVERQIGLPLERALNGTPGLARLRNLSMFGLSFVTMTFNDGVDGQWARQQVLERLRDAELPEGVTPELGAFATPIGEVYRYSLKGAGGDPMKLRTLQDWVVRPQLMRVDGVADVVSYGGLVRELHVQPRPGRLAAFGLTLAQLESAIHEGSVNASGGTLERGAEQFVIRSEGLFRSLEDLRKVRVATHEGTPVFLQDVADVSEGWAPRQGVVSVGSQLDAVEGIVLMRRGENPSVVLSRLRTQVEAVNARLAVDGASIEPFYDRTDLVSTTLRSVGHNLLEGAVLVTLVLFVFLLDLRAALVVAVLIPLSLLASFIYLKLRGMSANLLSMGSVDFGVIVDGGVVIIESILTRLSHDEARDAGLTATERIRRATIAVVRPTVFALLIIIAAYLPIFMLQRVEGRIFAPMANTVVAALVGALLFSITLVPVLASFVYRGKVKHRESPVLRWADRAYAPTLRLALRRPALVIALASAALLAAGLTLPHLGSEFLPELNEGALYMTFTLPSNVSLTEARKLVPRINQLIQAKPQVESLLSQLGRPEDGTDATLTNNLEFFVKLKPPEEWPASTPTLADVIADLQSSIDEIPGLEVNFSQPIRDNVNESISGQFGQVAVKLYGDDLVALQKQAERVKDAISKVAGVADLGIVKSGEVPQLQVVPDRTALARHGMSLGDFQHVFQTAVGGRPVADFWEGERRLDVVMRLPLSSRDDVEKLRKLRVPVEGGASIPLEALARVSTGLGRASINRENGRRYIGIRMNVRGRDLGGFVSEARARVAREAPLEGGMQIEWGGEFENKERAMNRLLTVVPVALLLTLLLLFKAFDSFGRAVLTLLNVPFALVGGVFGLALAGMPVSVAACVGFIALIGQAALNGVLVTSAIAERRSAGEPLDEAIVRGCRERLRPVLMTAALAALGLVPAAMSHAIGSETQRPLAVVIVFGTLSACSLTMVLLPVMYRLYARWGERVIEVRAPREDTVHEGSSAAS